The Lachnospiraceae bacterium genome window below encodes:
- a CDS encoding transcriptional regulator gives MAFDYKKEYKEFYLPPKKPMILTVPRIQYIAVDGKGDPNDPEGAYKKAISQLYVIAFTIKMSYRGQHQIEGYFPYVVPPLEGLWRQNGNDRIDYTKKEAFEWTSMIRLPEFVTKAELEWAIQEATEKKQQDFSGVRYFAYEEGVCVQCMHIGSYDSEMGTLQRMHDFIEEQGYIEDFSQGRRHHEIYLSDPRRTAADRLRTVIRQPIIAK, from the coding sequence GTGGCATTTGATTATAAGAAAGAGTATAAAGAATTTTATCTGCCGCCTAAAAAGCCGATGATCCTTACAGTGCCAAGGATCCAGTATATTGCTGTAGATGGCAAGGGAGACCCGAATGATCCGGAAGGAGCATACAAAAAAGCAATCAGTCAGCTGTATGTCATTGCTTTCACGATCAAAATGAGCTATAGGGGGCAGCATCAGATAGAAGGCTACTTTCCTTATGTTGTCCCCCCGCTGGAGGGGCTATGGCGGCAAAATGGAAATGACCGCATCGATTATACGAAAAAGGAAGCATTTGAGTGGACCTCTATGATCCGGCTGCCGGAATTTGTCACCAAAGCCGAATTGGAGTGGGCGATTCAGGAGGCAACAGAGAAAAAGCAGCAGGATTTTTCAGGTGTACGCTATTTTGCTTATGAAGAAGGCGTATGCGTGCAGTGTATGCATATCGGAAGCTATGACAGCGAGATGGGAACGCTTCAAAGAATGCATGATTTTATAGAGGAGCAGGGATATATCGAGGATTTTTCACAGGGGCGCCGGCATCATGAGATTTACCTGAGCGATCCTAGGCGGACCGCAGCAGACAGACTGCGCACGGTGATTCGCCAGCCGATTATAGCTAAATGA
- a CDS encoding threonine/serine exporter family protein, producing the protein MEKSQKILHLSVLAGVTLLKSGAEIFRVQETMERILEAYEIHDYNVYVISNGIFATINEKQPDHYSVVRHVPLGSVNLQKIDEINQLSREICEQGYPLEEAYSKLEAAGTMQEPKAAAMVLASGLGAAGFCYLFGGSLYDSLIALVMGLVLQIFLDQAGRRRLSKFLSYIIGSMIVTLGAGLVVSSGASVVFNHIVIGSIIPLVPGVSLTTSIREFFNGDYISGSIHLIDALLTAICIALGVGAAIFIFTSLGGSLL; encoded by the coding sequence ATGGAGAAAAGTCAGAAGATCTTGCATTTATCTGTGCTGGCAGGGGTAACCTTATTAAAAAGCGGCGCCGAAATCTTCCGCGTGCAGGAGACAATGGAGCGGATTTTGGAGGCGTATGAGATCCATGACTATAATGTATATGTGATCTCAAACGGGATCTTTGCGACGATCAACGAGAAACAGCCGGATCATTACAGCGTGGTCCGGCATGTGCCGCTTGGCAGTGTCAATCTGCAGAAAATTGATGAAATCAATCAGCTGTCCAGAGAAATCTGTGAACAAGGATATCCGCTGGAGGAGGCCTATTCCAAACTGGAGGCTGCTGGTACTATGCAGGAGCCAAAGGCGGCGGCAATGGTACTGGCTTCAGGCCTGGGCGCTGCGGGGTTTTGCTATTTGTTTGGCGGAAGCCTTTATGACAGTCTGATTGCGCTGGTGATGGGGCTGGTACTGCAGATCTTTTTAGATCAGGCGGGACGCAGAAGGCTATCCAAATTTTTATCATATATTATCGGCAGCATGATTGTTACGCTGGGAGCAGGACTGGTTGTGTCGAGCGGAGCTTCGGTTGTATTTAACCATATTGTGATCGGGTCGATTATTCCGCTGGTTCCCGGTGTATCACTGACTACTTCGATTCGTGAATTTTTTAATGGGGATTATATTTCAGGCAGCATTCATTTGATTGATGCATTACTGACCGCTATTTGTATTGCGCTGGGAGTAGGGGCCGCGATCTTTATTTTCACTTCACTGGGAGGGAGCCTGCTATAA
- a CDS encoding bifunctional precorrin-2 dehydrogenase/sirohydrochlorin ferrochelatase yields the protein MQAFFPLFMDLSQIKVVVIGGGKIAQRRIEALQQFEAQVRVIAPQITDSLQKLIEAGRMEWLARSYQPGDLADPQIGIAIVATDQRSVNQRAGEEAKSRGIPVSVADCKEESTFYFPGIAKKGGLVIGVTASGQDHKRAAVVTRKLRSFLEELKDEE from the coding sequence ATGCAGGCATTTTTCCCGCTTTTTATGGATTTGAGCCAGATAAAAGTTGTGGTGATTGGCGGAGGTAAAATCGCGCAGCGGCGGATCGAAGCTTTGCAGCAGTTTGAGGCGCAGGTACGGGTGATTGCGCCTCAAATTACGGATTCGCTGCAGAAGCTTATTGAAGCAGGGCGCATGGAATGGCTTGCCCGCAGTTATCAGCCAGGAGATTTGGCAGATCCACAGATTGGGATCGCCATTGTAGCGACCGATCAACGCTCTGTGAATCAAAGAGCTGGGGAAGAAGCGAAAAGTAGGGGAATACCGGTATCCGTTGCCGATTGTAAAGAAGAATCCACCTTTTATTTTCCTGGCATTGCCAAAAAGGGCGGGTTGGTGATCGGTGTGACAGCCAGTGGACAGGATCATAAAAGAGCGGCTGTGGTGACGAGAAAGCTGCGAAGCTTTTTGGAGGAGCTAAAGGATGAAGAATAG
- the pflB gene encoding formate C-acetyltransferase, giving the protein MQKNMEDKMEQFNGWKGFQSGAWQENIDVRDFIQKNYTPYEGDEAFLQGPTERTTKLREKFDALLMEEHKNNGVLKIDTETVITSTAFGPGYLDQENEIIVGLQTDEPLKRACNPFGGMRMVREACKAYGYEVSPKIEEAFHYHKTHNDGVFSAYTKEIREARHCGLITGLPDAYGRGRIIGDYRRVALYGVDRLIEEKQKDQAQIGEDRAMIMDTIRLLEEISEQISALKDLKKMAASYGFDIAKPATNAREAVQWLYFGYLAAIKEQNGAAMSLGRTSTFLDIYFERDLQAGVLTETQAQEIMDDFVLKLRMARHLRTPDYNELFGGDPMWITESIGGIGEDGRSMVTKNSYRVLQTLYNLNPSAEPNLTVLWSNQLPAAWKRFVAKVSCDTDAVQYENDDVMRPVYGDDYAIACCVSAMKVGKQMQFFGARTNMAKFLLLSLNGGKDELKNEQVGPVHEPYQGEYLEYHKVLELLDFYRPWLARTYVSAMNIIHYMHDKYAYEKTQMALHDTDVHRFMAFGIAGMSCMADSLSAIKHAKVRCIRDEQTGLIVDYEIEGQYPAFGNDDDRVDKIACEQVKKFSDELKHIPLYRYAEHTLSILTITSNVMYGKKTGNTPDGRKTGVPLAPGANPMAGRDQSGALASLNSVAKLQYEWCRDGISNTFSIIPEALGKTEEERYQNLVNIMTGYFGQMAHHLNVNVLNRETLMAAYEHPERYPNLTIRVSGYAVNFYKLSREQQREVIARTFHESI; this is encoded by the coding sequence ATGCAAAAGAACATGGAGGATAAAATGGAGCAGTTTAATGGATGGAAGGGCTTCCAAAGCGGAGCATGGCAGGAAAACATTGATGTGCGTGATTTTATTCAGAAGAATTATACGCCTTATGAGGGAGACGAGGCTTTCTTACAGGGGCCGACGGAGCGGACAACCAAGCTGAGAGAAAAGTTTGATGCGCTTTTAATGGAAGAACATAAAAATAATGGCGTCTTGAAAATTGACACGGAAACCGTCATTACTTCAACGGCATTTGGGCCGGGATACTTAGATCAGGAAAATGAAATTATCGTTGGCCTGCAGACGGACGAGCCGCTTAAACGGGCCTGCAATCCCTTTGGCGGAATGCGCATGGTCAGAGAAGCCTGCAAGGCATACGGCTATGAGGTGTCCCCGAAGATCGAAGAGGCGTTTCATTATCATAAAACACATAACGACGGCGTTTTCAGCGCCTATACCAAAGAGATCCGCGAGGCGCGCCACTGCGGCCTGATTACCGGCCTGCCGGATGCTTACGGACGTGGACGGATCATTGGCGATTACCGGAGAGTAGCCCTTTACGGTGTAGATCGGCTGATTGAGGAGAAGCAAAAGGATCAGGCTCAGATCGGAGAGGATCGGGCGATGATCATGGATACGATTCGCCTTCTTGAGGAGATTTCTGAGCAGATCTCAGCGCTGAAGGATCTGAAAAAAATGGCAGCTTCTTATGGCTTTGATATCGCAAAGCCGGCAACGAATGCAAGAGAAGCGGTTCAGTGGCTGTATTTTGGCTATTTAGCAGCGATTAAGGAACAAAACGGAGCGGCGATGAGCCTTGGCAGGACCTCTACGTTTTTGGATATCTATTTTGAAAGAGACCTGCAGGCAGGTGTTTTGACGGAAACACAGGCGCAGGAAATCATGGATGATTTTGTGCTGAAGCTGCGGATGGCACGGCATTTAAGAACACCTGACTATAACGAGCTGTTCGGCGGCGATCCAATGTGGATCACGGAATCGATCGGCGGTATTGGCGAAGACGGGCGCTCTATGGTGACTAAAAACAGCTATCGCGTGCTGCAGACATTATATAATTTGAATCCATCAGCGGAGCCTAATCTGACAGTATTATGGTCCAATCAGCTGCCGGCTGCCTGGAAACGGTTTGTGGCTAAAGTGTCCTGTGATACAGATGCCGTGCAATATGAAAATGATGATGTGATGCGGCCAGTTTATGGGGATGATTATGCAATCGCCTGCTGCGTATCCGCTATGAAGGTTGGCAAGCAGATGCAGTTTTTTGGTGCGCGCACCAATATGGCTAAATTTTTGCTTCTGAGCTTAAACGGCGGCAAGGACGAGCTGAAAAATGAGCAGGTAGGACCGGTGCATGAGCCCTATCAAGGGGAATATCTGGAATATCATAAGGTACTGGAGCTGCTGGACTTTTACCGCCCATGGCTGGCCAGAACCTATGTCAGTGCGATGAATATTATTCATTATATGCATGATAAATATGCTTATGAGAAAACGCAGATGGCGCTGCATGATACGGATGTTCACCGGTTTATGGCCTTTGGTATTGCCGGGATGAGCTGTATGGCTGATTCTCTGTCTGCGATCAAGCATGCGAAGGTTAGATGTATTCGTGATGAGCAGACAGGCCTGATTGTAGATTATGAAATAGAAGGGCAGTATCCGGCCTTTGGCAATGATGATGACCGCGTAGACAAGATTGCCTGCGAGCAGGTGAAGAAATTCAGTGATGAGCTAAAGCATATTCCGCTCTATCGCTATGCAGAGCATACGCTTTCGATTTTGACGATTACCTCTAATGTGATGTACGGGAAGAAAACAGGCAATACGCCCGATGGCAGAAAGACGGGTGTACCGCTCGCGCCGGGAGCCAATCCCATGGCCGGCCGAGATCAGTCTGGTGCGCTGGCTTCTTTAAACTCAGTGGCTAAGCTTCAGTATGAGTGGTGCCGCGATGGCATTTCCAATACATTTTCAATTATTCCGGAGGCACTGGGAAAGACAGAGGAGGAGCGGTATCAGAATCTGGTCAATATCATGACAGGGTATTTCGGTCAGATGGCGCATCATCTAAATGTCAATGTGCTGAACAGGGAAACACTGATGGCGGCCTATGAGCATCCGGAGCGCTATCCTAATCTAACCATCCGGGTATCAGGCTATGCTGTAAACTTCTATAAGCTGAGCCGTGAACAGCAGCGCGAGGTGATTGCGCGTACCTTCCATGAAAGCATCTGA
- a CDS encoding alpha/beta hydrolase codes for MKNILIHGLGQNHHSWDSINQCLKANQMDTVCPDLFDITKNAAKAYPVMYAAFSAFCQQQKDKLNLCGLSLGGILALDYIKEHPEKVNSLILIGTPYTIPKVAFKLQNLVFHMMPSSVFEKMGCPKKDLMALVNSMAKLDIAKGLEALRCKSLIICGEKDKANRKSAQLLQQHIQQSELKIIRSCSHEVNREQPKELAHVIYTFWQDKQ; via the coding sequence ATGAAAAACATTCTTATACATGGCTTAGGGCAGAACCATCACAGCTGGGACAGTATCAATCAATGTCTAAAGGCTAATCAGATGGATACCGTATGCCCTGACTTATTTGATATTACAAAAAATGCCGCCAAAGCATACCCCGTGATGTATGCCGCTTTCTCAGCGTTTTGCCAGCAGCAAAAAGATAAGCTCAATCTATGCGGACTCTCGCTGGGCGGCATATTGGCGCTGGACTATATAAAGGAGCATCCGGAAAAGGTAAATTCGCTCATTCTCATCGGCACGCCCTATACCATCCCTAAAGTCGCTTTCAAGCTGCAGAATTTAGTGTTTCACATGATGCCCTCGTCAGTATTTGAAAAAATGGGCTGCCCGAAAAAAGACTTGATGGCATTAGTGAACTCGATGGCAAAGCTGGATATTGCCAAGGGGCTAGAGGCGCTGCGCTGTAAAAGCCTGATCATATGCGGCGAAAAAGACAAGGCAAATAGAAAGAGCGCTCAATTGCTGCAGCAGCATATTCAACAAAGCGAACTGAAGATCATCCGAAGCTGTTCTCATGAGGTGAATAGAGAGCAGCCGAAAGAACTGGCCCATGTCATCTATACGTTTTGGCAGGATAAACAGTAA
- the hemC gene encoding hydroxymethylbilane synthase, with the protein MKNRRLRIGSRDSQLAIQQAEIIMGQLRQMDPSLTIELVTMKTTGDRMLTQRLDRIGGKGLFVKELDEALRQGQIDLAVHSLKDMPMEIPEDLPLAAFSKREDPRDVMIYRSGITEQMLRQGGVIGSASPRRIIQLRQLYPHCEFRTIRGNVQTRLNKLQQEDYQATVLAAAGVHRLRLHAVIGRYLEVHQMIPAAGQGILAVQCRKGNDEALLSRLSDSASQAAAIAERSFVRELGGSCASPIAAYAEKRGEKLILTGLYAESQEESFITGALEGRTTEAEQIGIRLARLLKG; encoded by the coding sequence ATGAAGAATAGAAGGCTGCGCATTGGCAGCAGGGATAGCCAGCTAGCCATTCAGCAGGCTGAAATTATCATGGGCCAGTTAAGACAGATGGATCCATCGCTTACCATAGAACTTGTGACGATGAAAACCACCGGGGACCGAATGCTAACGCAGAGGCTTGACCGGATTGGCGGTAAAGGGTTATTTGTAAAAGAGCTGGATGAAGCGCTGCGGCAGGGGCAGATAGATCTGGCTGTACATAGCCTTAAGGATATGCCGATGGAGATCCCTGAGGATCTGCCGCTTGCTGCCTTCTCTAAACGGGAAGATCCAAGGGATGTTATGATCTACCGGTCCGGCATCACAGAGCAGATGCTGAGGCAGGGCGGCGTGATTGGGTCTGCAAGTCCGCGGCGGATCATACAGCTGCGGCAGCTATATCCCCATTGTGAGTTTCGTACCATTCGCGGAAATGTACAGACGCGCTTAAACAAGCTGCAACAAGAGGACTATCAGGCAACGGTGCTGGCAGCGGCCGGCGTGCACAGGCTGCGGCTGCATGCTGTCATCGGCCGTTATTTGGAGGTGCATCAAATGATTCCGGCTGCCGGCCAGGGAATTCTGGCAGTACAATGCAGAAAAGGGAACGATGAAGCACTTTTAAGCAGGCTGAGCGACAGTGCGTCGCAGGCAGCGGCCATCGCAGAGCGAAGCTTTGTCAGGGAGCTTGGCGGCAGCTGCGCCTCTCCCATTGCGGCTTACGCCGAAAAAAGAGGGGAAAAGCTCATCCTGACAGGATTATACGCAGAGTCACAGGAAGAGAGCTTTATCACGGGAGCGTTAGAAGGAAGGACGACAGAAGCCGAACAAATCGGAATCCGCTTGGCAAGGCTTCTAAAGGGATGA
- a CDS encoding choloylglycine hydrolase family protein gives MCTAITYRTQDFYFGRTLDYEVSYGEQICITPRHFVFPFRNGTIVNEPYAMIGMAHIEDGCPLYYDAVNEKGLAMAGLNFVGNAVYQEKQAEKKNVATFELIPWILMHCASVKEARKRLNELNLTGQPFNDRLPAAQLHWILADQEECITLESVKEGLKIYDNPAGVLTNNPPFKEQLFQLNQYMALSSKEPENQFSKQLPLQTYSRGMGALGLPGDLSSMSRFARAAFTKLNAVSGESELESVNQFFHILGSVEQPRGCCEVRDGEYEITLYTSCCNAQQGRYYYTTYDNHQITAVDMHQEDLEGKQLITYPLVQGEQIRWQNKAANH, from the coding sequence ATGTGCACAGCCATTACCTATCGGACGCAGGATTTTTATTTCGGACGGACGCTTGACTATGAGGTTTCCTATGGAGAGCAGATATGTATTACGCCTCGTCATTTTGTGTTTCCTTTTCGGAATGGAACCATTGTGAACGAGCCGTATGCAATGATTGGCATGGCTCATATCGAGGACGGATGTCCGCTGTATTATGATGCAGTTAATGAGAAGGGACTCGCCATGGCAGGGCTTAATTTTGTGGGCAATGCCGTTTATCAGGAAAAGCAGGCAGAAAAAAAGAACGTGGCAACCTTTGAGCTGATCCCATGGATTCTCATGCACTGTGCTTCTGTAAAAGAGGCGCGTAAAAGGCTGAATGAATTAAACCTGACAGGCCAGCCATTTAATGATAGACTTCCAGCAGCGCAGCTGCACTGGATTCTTGCTGATCAGGAGGAATGCATTACGCTGGAATCAGTTAAGGAGGGGCTGAAGATTTATGATAACCCGGCAGGTGTGCTGACCAATAATCCGCCCTTTAAGGAGCAGCTGTTTCAGCTAAACCAGTATATGGCCCTTTCTTCTAAGGAGCCGGAAAATCAGTTTTCCAAGCAGCTGCCGCTGCAGACCTACAGCCGGGGGATGGGCGCTCTGGGGCTTCCGGGTGACTTATCCTCAATGTCTCGCTTTGCCCGGGCTGCTTTTACCAAGCTCAACGCTGTCTCCGGTGAATCCGAGCTGGAAAGCGTAAATCAGTTCTTTCATATTTTAGGCAGTGTGGAGCAGCCAAGAGGATGCTGTGAGGTAAGAGACGGCGAGTATGAGATTACCCTTTATACCTCCTGCTGCAATGCACAGCAGGGGCGGTACTATTATACAACGTATGATAATCATCAGATCACAGCAGTGGACATGCACCAGGAGGATTTGGAGGGCAAACAGCTTATCACCTATCCGCTGGTGCAGGGCGAGCAGATTCGGTGGCAAAACAAAGCAGCAAATCATTGA
- a CDS encoding YafY family transcriptional regulator: MKLERLIGILSVLMQKKTVTAPYLAQKFEVSRRTISRDIEALCAAGIPILTRQGTNGGISIMEDYTIDRTLLTSKELQDILAGLRSLDSVNGTNRYGQLMEKLSQGSSDFMTGDQFVLIDLSSWYKESLAPKIELLRRAIEERREVTFLYFSPKGESQRRIEPYYLIFRWSSWYVWGWCSQRQDFRLFKLNRIEELALSESHFIKRPASLPDLRDERIFPGGIQVKALFDESCKWRLVEEFGRGCFTYQEDGRLLFETDYTDKENLLTWLLSFRDKAELLEPQELRDEMQQMSQRLQALYEKKEEKTNEISMD, encoded by the coding sequence ATGAAACTAGAACGGTTAATTGGCATTCTATCAGTGCTTATGCAGAAAAAGACAGTAACGGCTCCCTATCTGGCACAGAAGTTTGAGGTTTCGCGCAGAACCATCAGCCGTGATATCGAGGCGCTTTGTGCAGCAGGGATCCCGATCCTGACCAGGCAGGGGACAAACGGCGGCATTTCGATCATGGAAGATTATACAATAGACCGGACACTTCTGACCAGCAAAGAGCTGCAGGACATTCTGGCAGGGCTTCGCAGCCTTGACAGCGTAAACGGAACCAATCGTTACGGGCAGCTGATGGAAAAGCTTTCGCAGGGCTCATCTGATTTCATGACAGGCGATCAATTCGTCTTGATTGATTTATCCTCATGGTACAAAGAATCACTGGCACCCAAAATTGAATTGCTGCGCAGAGCGATCGAAGAGAGGCGCGAGGTTACGTTTCTTTATTTTTCGCCCAAAGGCGAAAGCCAGAGAAGGATAGAGCCTTACTATCTAATCTTTCGTTGGTCCAGCTGGTACGTGTGGGGCTGGTGCAGCCAGAGGCAGGATTTTCGCCTGTTTAAGTTAAACCGCATAGAAGAGCTGGCGCTCTCTGAGAGTCATTTTATCAAACGTCCAGCTTCATTGCCCGATTTGAGGGATGAACGTATCTTTCCGGGAGGCATCCAGGTAAAAGCACTCTTTGATGAAAGCTGTAAGTGGCGTCTGGTAGAGGAGTTTGGCAGGGGCTGCTTTACGTATCAGGAGGACGGACGGCTTTTATTTGAAACGGATTATACGGATAAAGAAAATTTGCTGACATGGCTGCTCAGCTTTAGAGACAAGGCAGAGCTGCTCGAGCCGCAGGAGCTAAGAGACGAGATGCAGCAGATGAGTCAAAGGCTGCAGGCGCTATATGAAAAGAAGGAGGAAAAAACAAATGAAATATCCATGGATTGA
- a CDS encoding glycosyl transferase translates to MKILILSCNTGEGHNSAAKAIAEHAALAGHEVQLQDMMALASDKVSKRVGGTYVGIVKYCPRLFQALYQLASKISSHRHKSPVYYANTLMAKKLQAYLEEHSYDVIITTHLFPAETLTYLKRKGRLRQRVIAVSTDYTCIPFWEETECDLYTVAHEQQLGEYMMRGIPAERLKPLGIPVGCCFERQGEREAARLLLGLPRKVPVYLVMGGSMGFGKMHIFAQKLARGCVNGEQIVIICGNNKGLYRRLQYQFKTNHAVHVIGYTSQIAEYMDACDVVFTKPGGLSSTEAAVKGIPIVHTAPIPGCETKNVAFFTKNGMSVGTKRVSEQLYYGHRLIYDGQYRQFMQEAQQRGLHHDAAVRILEMAQEIAH, encoded by the coding sequence GTGAAAATTCTGATTTTATCCTGCAATACGGGGGAAGGGCATAATTCTGCGGCCAAAGCAATTGCAGAGCATGCAGCGCTTGCAGGGCATGAGGTGCAGCTGCAGGACATGATGGCGCTGGCCAGCGATAAAGTGTCTAAGCGTGTCGGTGGCACCTATGTCGGGATTGTCAAATATTGTCCGCGTCTGTTTCAGGCTCTGTACCAGCTTGCCAGTAAAATCAGCTCTCATCGCCATAAATCACCGGTTTATTATGCTAATACTCTTATGGCTAAAAAGCTGCAGGCCTATCTGGAGGAGCATTCCTATGATGTGATCATCACGACGCATCTCTTTCCGGCAGAAACGTTGACGTATCTAAAAAGAAAAGGAAGGCTCCGTCAGCGCGTGATAGCCGTATCTACAGACTATACCTGCATCCCTTTTTGGGAAGAGACCGAATGCGATCTTTACACGGTAGCACATGAGCAGCAGCTAGGCGAATATATGATGCGCGGGATTCCGGCTGAACGATTGAAGCCGCTGGGGATCCCGGTCGGCTGCTGCTTTGAACGACAAGGAGAGAGGGAGGCAGCGCGTCTTCTTCTCGGCCTGCCGAGAAAAGTTCCTGTATATCTGGTTATGGGCGGCAGCATGGGATTTGGAAAAATGCACATCTTTGCGCAAAAGCTTGCAAGAGGATGCGTGAATGGGGAACAGATTGTAATCATCTGCGGCAATAATAAGGGTCTCTATAGGAGATTGCAGTATCAGTTTAAGACGAACCATGCTGTGCATGTGATTGGCTATACGAGCCAGATTGCAGAGTATATGGATGCCTGTGATGTGGTGTTTACCAAGCCGGGCGGACTGAGCAGTACGGAAGCGGCGGTAAAAGGGATTCCGATTGTGCATACCGCGCCGATCCCGGGCTGTGAGACGAAGAATGTGGCGTTTTTTACGAAAAATGGAATGTCGGTCGGCACGAAACGGGTGAGCGAGCAGCTATATTATGGGCATAGGCTAATCTATGATGGGCAGTACCGGCAATTTATGCAGGAGGCGCAGCAAAGAGGGCTGCATCATGATGCGGCCGTGCGGATTTTGGAGATGGCACAGGAGATTGCGCATTAG
- a CDS encoding glycerol-3-phosphate acyltransferase, giving the protein MKTAICILIGYLSGSVLNAYILPKCLCRIDVTEKSEDGNPGAANAFLQAGIPVGILVIILEIMKGYWPLRLGVRWIGFENMWFVLLMAAPVLGHAYPFWRRWKGGKAIAVSFGVLLGIWPHYQPLLLLASFYLIFSLILRIPSHAYRSIATYACFLLSCLGMVKEPVICGGCILIAAIVMERHIKSLQALKYVEKEEQRNL; this is encoded by the coding sequence GTGAAAACGGCGATATGTATTTTGATCGGATATTTGTCCGGCAGCGTTTTGAATGCCTATATTTTGCCGAAATGTCTTTGTAGAATTGATGTGACGGAAAAGAGCGAGGATGGGAATCCGGGAGCAGCCAATGCTTTTTTGCAGGCGGGAATTCCGGTAGGCATCTTGGTGATTATTTTGGAGATTATGAAGGGCTATTGGCCGCTGAGGCTGGGAGTGCGCTGGATTGGGTTTGAAAATATGTGGTTTGTTTTACTGATGGCGGCACCGGTGCTGGGGCATGCCTATCCGTTTTGGAGAAGATGGAAGGGCGGCAAGGCGATTGCTGTCTCTTTTGGGGTGCTGCTGGGGATCTGGCCGCATTATCAGCCGTTACTGCTTTTAGCAAGCTTTTATCTGATTTTTTCTCTGATTCTGCGCATTCCATCGCATGCCTATCGCTCGATTGCTACATACGCCTGTTTTTTACTGAGCTGTCTGGGAATGGTCAAGGAGCCTGTTATCTGCGGCGGTTGTATTTTGATTGCGGCCATCGTCATGGAGCGTCATATTAAGAGTCTGCAGGCGCTTAAATATGTCGAAAAAGAAGAGCAGCGGAATTTATAA
- the pflA gene encoding pyruvate formate lyase-activating protein gives MKASEYGRIHSVQSLGAVDGPGLRYVTFMQGCPLRCMYCHNPDTWEAESPSCIRLTPEELAEKALRCKPYYENGGGITVSGGEPLMQADFVAQYFKKMQEAGVHTALDTSGSASLEAAEKVLRHTDLVLADLKFLSQEEYEQYCGGDYQTVRQFLQLTQQMKVPLWIRHVVVPGYTDTKEYIRRLGQEAHQYANLQKIELLPFRNLCLEKYEALGIPFRLKGVPQMDKSRCEALRKEL, from the coding sequence ATGAAAGCATCTGAATACGGCAGGATTCATTCGGTTCAGTCGCTGGGGGCCGTAGACGGGCCAGGACTTCGGTATGTGACATTTATGCAGGGCTGCCCGCTGCGGTGTATGTACTGTCATAATCCGGATACCTGGGAGGCAGAGAGCCCATCCTGCATCCGGCTTACGCCGGAAGAGCTGGCGGAGAAAGCGCTGCGCTGCAAGCCTTATTATGAAAATGGCGGCGGCATTACGGTATCGGGCGGGGAACCGCTGATGCAGGCGGATTTTGTCGCACAGTATTTTAAAAAGATGCAGGAAGCCGGCGTGCATACGGCGCTGGACACTTCCGGAAGTGCTAGTCTGGAGGCTGCGGAAAAGGTACTGCGCCATACGGATCTGGTGCTGGCTGACCTTAAGTTTCTTTCTCAGGAAGAGTATGAGCAGTACTGCGGCGGCGATTATCAGACGGTCAGGCAGTTTTTGCAGTTAACGCAGCAGATGAAGGTGCCGCTTTGGATTCGGCATGTGGTTGTACCGGGATATACGGATACGAAGGAATATATACGAAGGCTGGGTCAGGAAGCCCATCAATATGCTAATCTGCAGAAAATTGAGCTGCTTCCGTTTCGAAATCTCTGTCTTGAAAAGTATGAAGCACTGGGGATTCCATTTCGGTTAAAGGGAGTACCGCAGATGGATAAAAGCCGCTGTGAAGCATTGAGGAAGGAACTCTGA
- a CDS encoding threonine/serine exporter translates to MDMLFQVLAAAIGVMAFAVLFRAPRKYYIDCGVTGGIGWLIYLLVMQQGFSNVIASLIATLALTIISRALSVIRQAPVTIFLVTSIFTLVPGAGIYYTAYYMIMNDAAAVAKGLETFKIAGAIVLGILFGMGLPQSLFQKLKRIRRRSVS, encoded by the coding sequence ATGGATATGCTGTTTCAGGTACTGGCGGCTGCTATTGGGGTGATGGCTTTTGCCGTATTATTTCGCGCTCCGCGCAAATATTATATAGATTGCGGTGTTACTGGCGGTATTGGCTGGTTGATTTATCTGCTGGTCATGCAGCAGGGATTTTCCAATGTGATCGCATCACTCATTGCGACGCTGGCGCTTACAATCATCTCAAGGGCGCTGTCTGTGATCAGGCAGGCGCCGGTGACTATTTTTTTAGTCACCAGTATTTTTACCTTAGTTCCAGGTGCGGGGATCTATTATACAGCCTATTATATGATCATGAACGATGCGGCAGCCGTGGCGAAAGGGCTGGAAACCTTTAAAATTGCCGGTGCCATTGTATTAGGGATTTTGTTTGGAATGGGTCTTCCGCAAAGTCTGTTTCAAAAATTAAAAAGGATAAGAAGGAGATCGGTTTCATGA